One Roseimaritima multifibrata DNA window includes the following coding sequences:
- a CDS encoding 3'-5' exonuclease produces MATAKKIEFLLFDVETIADGQLVAAVKYPTEELEPAEAIERFQEELRETQKGRDFIPHTFQIPIAVVVAKVDSDLNMVDLVSLDEPQFRSHVMTQHFWRGWEHYHHPTWVTFNGRGFDIPVMELAAFRYGLNLKDWFHNKGASYTHPRNRYNANAHLDLHEILTNYGSCWFRGGLDLAATLIGKPGKMATKGDQVQEMWNQGKLQEISDYCRCDVLDTYFVFLRTSVLNGRIDLAREAELVEQTHRWLVERSGECQAYVDYLSCWGDWKNPWEVVEEAATKPVQELPDPTQRGESEVSESGVSDESDVSVGSPVDSLDSDGESSS; encoded by the coding sequence TTGGCCACAGCAAAGAAGATCGAATTTCTGCTGTTTGATGTAGAAACCATCGCCGATGGGCAACTTGTCGCGGCGGTGAAGTATCCGACGGAGGAACTGGAACCTGCTGAAGCGATTGAACGTTTTCAGGAAGAACTGCGGGAAACTCAGAAAGGACGTGATTTTATCCCGCATACCTTTCAGATTCCAATCGCTGTGGTGGTTGCCAAGGTCGATAGCGATCTGAATATGGTCGATCTGGTTTCGTTGGACGAACCGCAGTTCCGTTCGCATGTCATGACCCAACACTTTTGGCGAGGGTGGGAGCACTATCACCATCCGACGTGGGTGACGTTTAACGGCCGAGGCTTCGATATCCCGGTTATGGAGCTTGCCGCTTTTCGATACGGATTGAATTTAAAAGATTGGTTTCACAACAAAGGGGCGTCCTACACGCATCCTCGAAATCGATACAACGCAAACGCCCATTTGGATCTGCACGAGATCCTCACCAATTACGGTTCCTGTTGGTTCCGAGGTGGCTTGGACCTCGCAGCAACGCTGATTGGCAAGCCTGGAAAGATGGCGACGAAGGGAGACCAAGTCCAAGAGATGTGGAATCAGGGCAAACTGCAAGAAATCAGTGACTATTGTCGCTGCGATGTTCTGGATACCTACTTTGTCTTCTTGAGGACTTCGGTTCTTAACGGCCGGATCGACCTGGCGCGCGAAGCCGAGTTGGTCGAACAAACCCATCGTTGGCTTGTGGAACGCTCGGGGGAGTGCCAGGCATACGTCGATTATTTATCGTGCTGGGGTGATTGGAAGAATCCTTGGGAAGTGGTTGAAGAAGCGGCCACGAAACCGGTTCAGGAATTACCGGACCCCACGCAGCGTGGCGAGAGTGAGGTCAGTGAAAGTGGCGTCAGCGATGAAAGTGACGTCAGCGTTGGCAGTCCAGTCGATTCGCTTGATAGTGATGGTGAAAGTAGCTCCTAA
- the pepT gene encoding peptidase T → MSNQINRDRLLERFLAYVGVDTAANPDTTRYPSSAGQWELGNLLTQQLEDLGADYPHQDEHGLVWASVPATDGGNSPTIALIAHLDTSPEAPSANISPQVIKNYEGGDILLPSGQVIRVDQTPELNDLIGSTLITTDGTTLLGGDDKAGVAIIMELAQHLIENPHLEHGTVRILFTCDEEIGRGTDKINLSKLDAAAAYTLDGGGAGDLDVETFSADAATVTFRGHNIHPAIAKGRMVNAVRAAAYFVDLLPRDQQTPETTSGREGFIHAHNIHGGVGNATVELILRSFDTAELDLFADQIRTLAETVQEHFPGLQVDVQVRSQYRNLAEGLQQSPEVVQFAEQAYQNLQRTYRKTIIRGGTDGSQLTEKGLPTPNLSSGQHNIHAVHEFACLDQMEDAIEHLVELLRLWSQQAKS, encoded by the coding sequence ATGTCTAATCAAATCAACCGAGACCGTTTACTAGAGCGTTTCCTTGCCTACGTTGGCGTCGACACGGCCGCCAATCCCGACACGACACGTTACCCCAGCAGTGCAGGGCAGTGGGAACTTGGGAACCTTTTGACTCAGCAACTAGAAGATCTAGGAGCCGACTATCCTCACCAGGACGAACATGGCTTGGTCTGGGCCAGCGTGCCTGCAACCGATGGTGGAAACAGCCCAACGATCGCGTTGATCGCCCACTTGGATACATCGCCGGAAGCCCCCAGCGCCAACATCAGCCCTCAGGTGATCAAGAACTACGAAGGAGGCGATATCCTGCTGCCGAGCGGGCAGGTTATCCGTGTCGACCAGACTCCGGAACTGAACGACCTGATCGGTTCAACGTTGATCACAACAGACGGGACCACGCTGCTAGGGGGCGATGACAAAGCAGGCGTTGCGATCATCATGGAATTGGCTCAGCACCTGATCGAAAATCCTCATCTAGAACACGGGACGGTCCGCATCCTCTTTACCTGCGACGAAGAAATCGGCCGCGGTACCGACAAGATCAACCTTTCCAAACTCGATGCAGCGGCAGCTTATACGCTCGACGGAGGGGGTGCTGGCGACCTGGATGTGGAAACGTTCTCGGCCGATGCCGCGACGGTCACGTTCCGCGGTCACAACATTCACCCCGCAATCGCCAAAGGTCGAATGGTCAACGCGGTCCGCGCGGCCGCTTATTTCGTCGATTTACTTCCACGCGATCAACAAACCCCGGAAACCACTTCCGGTCGCGAGGGCTTTATCCATGCCCACAACATTCATGGAGGCGTTGGAAATGCCACGGTGGAATTAATCCTGCGAAGCTTCGATACCGCCGAACTTGACCTGTTTGCCGATCAAATCAGAACACTTGCCGAAACGGTTCAGGAACATTTCCCCGGGCTGCAAGTGGATGTTCAAGTCCGTTCACAGTACCGAAACCTTGCCGAGGGTTTACAACAATCCCCCGAAGTGGTGCAATTTGCCGAACAGGCTTACCAAAACCTGCAGCGAACCTATCGAAAGACCATCATTCGAGGCGGCACCGACGGTTCGCAACTGACCGAAAAGGGGCTGCCAACGCCCAACCTTTCCAGCGGCCAACACAACATCCACGCGGTTCACGAATTTGCCTGCCTTGATCAAATGGAAGATGCAATCGAACATCTTGTGGAACTACTGCGGCTGTGGAGCCAACAAGCTAAATCCTAG
- a CDS encoding Mrp/NBP35 family ATP-binding protein, translating into MPDQELTADLVRSLLETFPDPETGRPIGTMGQLGDIQVENKHAKIALGLSTHSYPIANEVKEQIASLVAAKIPGTTVDITVHPHARPPARSGQAGLRIKTVIAVGSGKGGVGKSTVAASLAVTLELLGAKVGLMDADVYGPSIPHLFGLTGKPELTPNKKIVPIKSGDLPVISMGFFVEPDQAVIWRGPMLHQSINQFLGETDWGELDYLVIDMPPGTGDVALTLSQGAVPIAGAVVVCTPQEVALLDAVKAISMFRTVKIPVAGIVENMSGFVCPDCHKRYDIFGSGGARDKAEELSLPFLGELPIDPILRKAGDAGELAAVIRSDARARAPLEKVARALVRNFAQQAALTPPKPSLPTL; encoded by the coding sequence ATGCCTGACCAAGAATTAACTGCCGATTTGGTCCGCAGTCTACTGGAAACGTTCCCCGATCCCGAAACAGGTCGACCAATTGGAACGATGGGACAACTGGGCGACATTCAGGTTGAAAACAAACACGCCAAGATTGCATTAGGACTCTCCACACACTCCTACCCAATCGCTAACGAAGTCAAAGAACAGATCGCGTCGTTGGTCGCCGCCAAGATCCCCGGAACCACGGTCGACATTACCGTCCATCCACATGCCCGTCCGCCAGCTCGCTCAGGGCAGGCAGGGCTGCGCATCAAGACAGTGATCGCGGTCGGTTCTGGCAAAGGAGGCGTCGGCAAGAGCACGGTTGCAGCCTCGTTAGCGGTCACGCTGGAACTGCTGGGAGCCAAAGTGGGTCTGATGGACGCCGATGTTTATGGTCCTAGTATCCCCCACCTATTTGGGCTGACAGGGAAACCCGAACTAACTCCCAACAAGAAGATCGTCCCGATCAAATCGGGTGACCTTCCGGTGATCTCGATGGGCTTTTTTGTGGAACCAGACCAAGCGGTTATTTGGCGTGGTCCGATGCTTCATCAATCGATCAACCAGTTCCTCGGTGAAACCGACTGGGGTGAACTGGATTACTTGGTCATCGACATGCCCCCTGGGACGGGCGACGTCGCGTTGACGCTCTCACAGGGCGCAGTTCCCATCGCAGGCGCCGTCGTCGTCTGCACGCCTCAGGAGGTGGCTCTGCTGGACGCCGTGAAAGCGATCAGCATGTTCCGTACGGTTAAAATCCCGGTTGCCGGGATTGTTGAAAACATGAGCGGATTCGTTTGCCCCGACTGCCACAAGCGTTACGACATCTTTGGCTCCGGCGGCGCACGCGACAAAGCCGAAGAACTTTCGCTACCGTTCTTGGGCGAACTGCCCATCGATCCGATTCTCCGCAAAGCCGGCGACGCCGGTGAACTGGCTGCGGTGATCCGCAGCGACGCACGTGCCAGAGCTCCACTGGAAAAGGTAGCCCGCGCTTTGGTACGAAACTTTGCCCAGCAAGCGGCTCTCACGCCACCGAAGCCGTCGTTGCCAACGCTCTAG
- a CDS encoding histidine biosynthesis protein HisIE: MAKKKRAAKTAAKKVAKKTAVKRTAAKKTAAKKTAAKKRVAKKRAVKKVVKKAAKRTATKKVAKKKAVKRTATKKVAKKTAKKRAAKKRVSKAAPRKKTATRRK, translated from the coding sequence ATGGCCAAGAAGAAACGTGCTGCAAAAACTGCAGCCAAAAAAGTTGCTAAGAAGACTGCTGTTAAACGAACCGCAGCCAAGAAGACCGCAGCAAAGAAAACTGCAGCCAAAAAGCGTGTCGCTAAAAAGCGTGCCGTTAAAAAGGTTGTGAAGAAAGCTGCAAAGCGCACCGCAACGAAGAAAGTTGCTAAGAAGAAGGCTGTCAAACGGACAGCGACTAAGAAAGTTGCTAAGAAGACCGCCAAGAAACGCGCCGCTAAAAAACGCGTCTCCAAGGCTGCTCCTCGCAAGAAAACGGCAACTCGCCGAAAATAA